From Bradyrhizobium sp. NDS-1, the proteins below share one genomic window:
- a CDS encoding glycerophosphodiester phosphodiesterase family protein: MGRKLKITAAIMVAVAAGIYVNNASLLAPHPDGTPVLLAHRGIAQRFDERDLKNDTCTAARMLPPAHDYLENTLRSMRASFEAGADVVELDVHPTTDGEFAVFHDWTLDCRTDGNGVTRAQSMAKLKTLDIGYGYTADGGKSFPFRGKGVGMMPSLSEVFAAFPGKQLLINVKSRDPDEGDRLAAVLNTLPAERRRTIMVYGGNEPIEAIRRLTPDVRTISRGAIKSCLTRYIGYGWTGLVPAACRNAMVLVPINAAPWLWGWPDRFLARMNGVNSAVFALGPYSGGEFSTGIDTPEIFARLPQGYSGGIWTNEIEAIAKLAGGSRD, from the coding sequence GTGGGCAGGAAATTGAAAATAACCGCGGCAATCATGGTTGCCGTCGCAGCTGGCATCTACGTCAACAACGCCAGCCTTCTGGCGCCGCATCCAGACGGCACGCCGGTGCTGCTCGCCCATCGCGGCATCGCGCAGCGTTTCGACGAGCGGGACCTGAAGAACGACACCTGCACGGCCGCGCGGATGTTGCCGCCGGCGCACGATTACCTCGAGAACACGCTGCGCTCGATGCGCGCGAGCTTCGAGGCCGGTGCGGATGTCGTCGAGCTCGACGTGCACCCGACCACCGACGGCGAGTTCGCCGTCTTCCACGACTGGACGCTCGACTGCCGGACCGACGGCAACGGCGTCACACGCGCGCAGAGCATGGCGAAGCTGAAGACGCTCGACATCGGCTACGGCTACACTGCCGACGGTGGCAAGTCCTTCCCGTTCCGCGGCAAGGGTGTTGGCATGATGCCGTCATTGTCGGAGGTGTTCGCCGCCTTCCCCGGCAAGCAACTGCTCATCAACGTGAAGAGCCGGGACCCCGACGAAGGCGACAGACTTGCCGCCGTGCTGAATACGCTGCCGGCCGAGCGGCGCCGGACCATCATGGTCTATGGCGGCAACGAGCCGATCGAGGCGATCCGTCGCCTCACCCCCGATGTCCGCACGATCTCGCGCGGGGCAATCAAGAGCTGCCTGACCCGCTATATCGGCTATGGCTGGACCGGCCTGGTCCCGGCAGCCTGCCGCAATGCGATGGTGCTGGTGCCGATCAACGCCGCTCCCTGGCTATGGGGCTGGCCCGATCGTTTCCTCGCACGCATGAACGGCGTCAACAGCGCGGTCTTCGCGCTCGGTCCCTACAGCGGCGGCGAGTTCTCTACCGGCATTGATACGCCGGAAATATTCGCGCGGTTGCCGCAAGGCTATTCCGGCGGCATCTGGACCAACGAGATCGAGGCAATCGCCAAGCTCGCAGGCGGGAGCCGAGATTAG
- a CDS encoding TRAP transporter substrate-binding protein, with amino-acid sequence MTAKSDKTRTTRRKFLLTAGAAGAATIAMPQVSRAQTATLKMQGSWGKADVFNEMAEDYVKRVNEMAGGRLRIDYLVGGSVVHPFQVFDGVHGGQLDAAHTVTVYWYGKHKAASLFGTGPVFGFNANEGLGWIHNGGGKELFEELQTKIMNVNIKSFFAMPMPTQPLGWFKKPITSDADLKGLKYRTVGLAADLFQAMGASVAQLPGGEIVPAMERGVIDGFEFNNPTSDRRFGAQDVAKNYMMGSHHQATEYFEIMFNRTKFNALPKEQQAILQYAAEAVSSANEWKAMDYYSKDLQELINKDKVNVQRTPKSVFDAQIKAWDGLIAQLGSDPFMKKVMDSQKDWVRRVVYYNMNNATDYRGAFEHHFPGVLKV; translated from the coding sequence ATGACTGCAAAGTCTGACAAGACCAGAACTACGCGTCGGAAGTTCCTGCTGACCGCCGGCGCGGCCGGCGCTGCCACCATCGCCATGCCGCAAGTCAGCCGGGCGCAAACGGCGACCCTGAAGATGCAGGGTTCATGGGGCAAGGCCGATGTCTTCAACGAGATGGCCGAAGATTATGTGAAGCGCGTCAACGAGATGGCCGGAGGCCGGTTGCGCATCGACTATCTCGTCGGCGGTTCGGTCGTGCACCCGTTCCAGGTCTTCGATGGCGTTCATGGCGGCCAGCTCGACGCTGCACACACGGTCACGGTCTACTGGTACGGCAAGCACAAGGCCGCCTCGCTGTTCGGGACCGGCCCGGTGTTCGGCTTCAACGCCAACGAAGGCCTCGGCTGGATCCACAACGGCGGCGGCAAGGAGCTGTTCGAGGAGCTCCAGACCAAGATCATGAACGTCAACATCAAGAGCTTCTTCGCCATGCCGATGCCGACCCAGCCGCTCGGCTGGTTCAAGAAGCCGATCACCAGCGACGCCGATCTCAAGGGCTTGAAGTATCGCACGGTGGGCCTGGCCGCCGACCTCTTCCAGGCGATGGGCGCATCCGTCGCCCAGCTACCCGGTGGCGAGATCGTGCCCGCCATGGAGCGCGGCGTGATCGACGGGTTCGAGTTCAACAATCCGACCTCGGACCGGCGTTTCGGCGCGCAGGATGTCGCCAAGAACTACATGATGGGCAGCCATCATCAGGCGACGGAATATTTCGAGATCATGTTCAACCGGACGAAATTCAACGCGCTGCCGAAGGAACAGCAGGCGATCCTGCAATACGCAGCCGAAGCCGTGTCCTCCGCCAACGAATGGAAGGCCATGGATTATTATTCGAAGGACCTGCAGGAGCTGATCAACAAGGACAAGGTCAACGTCCAGCGGACACCGAAGTCGGTGTTCGACGCGCAGATCAAGGCGTGGGACGGTCTGATCGCCCAGCTCGGCTCGGATCCGTTCATGAAGAAGGTCATGGATTCGCAGAAGGACTGGGTGCGCCGCGTGGTTTACTACAACATGAACAACGCGACGGACTACCGCGGCGCCTTCGAGCATCACTTCCCAGGGGTACTCAAGGTCTGA
- a CDS encoding GrlR family regulatory protein encodes MIEGFYKVRFQLGDTVGRSVMHAANGKMLGGNSAFAHIGTYDKTESGVDVVIKTVRHNPDPNYRAMAGTDDATLIAKGWADGDLYRFKGELKEVPGVPFQSLMTPIMEDEAPIAGGVGEAGIADGLYSIHLRMLDGLDGGLTGVMLLNQGRILGGDAAFYYLGSYTAAKGRWKGQILNQEHTPAKDDPIFGGHEVGIGFSGSYDAEEAVLEATALAGKRSLRLTAALKLMHRA; translated from the coding sequence GTGATTGAAGGTTTCTACAAGGTCAGATTTCAGCTCGGCGACACGGTCGGCCGGAGCGTGATGCATGCCGCCAACGGCAAGATGCTCGGCGGCAATTCGGCCTTCGCCCATATCGGCACCTACGACAAGACCGAAAGCGGCGTCGACGTCGTGATCAAGACCGTCCGCCACAACCCGGATCCGAACTACCGCGCCATGGCCGGCACCGACGATGCGACCTTGATCGCGAAGGGCTGGGCCGACGGCGATCTCTATCGCTTCAAGGGCGAGCTCAAGGAGGTGCCTGGCGTGCCCTTCCAGTCGCTGATGACGCCGATCATGGAAGACGAAGCGCCGATCGCCGGCGGCGTCGGCGAAGCCGGCATTGCCGATGGTCTCTACTCGATTCACCTGCGTATGCTCGACGGTCTCGACGGCGGGCTCACCGGCGTGATGCTGCTCAATCAGGGGCGCATCCTCGGCGGCGATGCCGCGTTCTACTATCTCGGCAGCTACACCGCCGCGAAGGGCCGCTGGAAGGGGCAGATCCTCAACCAGGAACACACGCCGGCCAAGGACGACCCGATCTTCGGCGGCCACGAGGTCGGCATCGGCTTCTCCGGCAGCTACGACGCGGAAGAGGCGGTGCTGGAGGCGACCGCGCTCGCCGGCAAGCGCAGCCTGCGCCTGACCGCGGCGCTCAAGCTGATGCACCGCGCCTGA
- a CDS encoding amidase, with protein sequence MSLNTLGLTEAAAGIRDGRFSSVELVADCLRRIDEVDGDIRAWAFLDRDHAMRQAQAADDHRKHGKAVGPLHGVPVGIKDIFDTGDMPTEFGSELWAGRTPRSDAAAVARLRAAGAVILGKTVTTEYAYYNPGKTRNPHNTDHTPGGSSSGSAAAVAALMAPGAIGSQTNGSVIRPAAFCGVVGFKPTHGLIPRSGALELSRTLDHVGVFGRSVADVALLAEVLVGFDQEDPDTRPVASPPFSAIAASEPPLPPRFAFVRSPVWDQAEPVTRAAFPELVEALGEACSEVELGPSFDRAIDMHRIIMEVDMAHNLRRDYQRGGDRLSTRLRQAIERGRAHLALDYRDALSAIAPLNQTLDHIFDEYDAILTPAAPGAAPAVETTGNPSFCTLWTYLGVPAISLPLMSSETGLPLGLQLVGRRGNDARLLRTAHWLVRTIGHTGRGARRKVPGTGAKSAAAAEQRNMR encoded by the coding sequence ATGAGTCTCAACACGCTCGGACTTACCGAAGCTGCAGCCGGCATCCGCGACGGCCGGTTCAGCTCGGTGGAGCTTGTCGCCGACTGCCTCAGGCGGATCGATGAGGTCGACGGCGATATCCGAGCGTGGGCGTTCCTCGATCGCGACCACGCGATGCGCCAGGCCCAGGCCGCTGACGATCATCGCAAGCATGGCAAGGCCGTGGGCCCGCTGCATGGCGTGCCCGTGGGCATCAAGGATATCTTCGACACCGGCGACATGCCGACGGAATTCGGATCGGAGCTGTGGGCCGGACGCACGCCGCGCTCCGACGCAGCAGCGGTGGCGCGTCTGCGAGCGGCCGGAGCCGTGATCCTCGGCAAGACGGTGACCACCGAGTATGCCTACTACAATCCCGGCAAGACCCGAAATCCGCACAACACCGATCACACGCCCGGCGGATCGTCCTCCGGCTCCGCCGCGGCCGTCGCGGCGCTGATGGCGCCGGGTGCCATCGGCTCGCAGACCAACGGTTCGGTGATCCGTCCTGCCGCTTTCTGCGGCGTGGTCGGCTTCAAGCCCACGCATGGCCTCATTCCACGCAGCGGTGCGCTCGAATTGTCGCGCACGCTCGATCATGTCGGCGTGTTTGGGCGCAGCGTCGCGGACGTCGCCCTGCTCGCCGAGGTCCTGGTCGGCTTCGACCAGGAGGATCCGGACACAAGACCTGTCGCGAGCCCGCCATTCTCCGCGATTGCGGCGAGCGAGCCGCCGTTACCGCCGCGATTTGCCTTCGTGCGATCTCCGGTCTGGGATCAGGCCGAACCGGTGACGCGAGCGGCCTTCCCTGAACTTGTCGAGGCTTTGGGCGAGGCTTGCAGCGAGGTCGAGCTTGGCCCGAGCTTCGACCGGGCCATCGATATGCACCGCATCATCATGGAAGTCGACATGGCGCACAATCTGCGGCGCGACTACCAGCGAGGCGGCGACAGACTGAGCACGCGGCTGCGCCAGGCGATCGAGCGCGGCCGCGCGCATCTCGCGCTGGATTACCGCGACGCCCTGTCCGCGATTGCGCCGCTCAACCAGACGCTGGATCATATCTTTGACGAATACGACGCCATCCTGACGCCCGCTGCTCCCGGCGCGGCGCCGGCAGTCGAGACGACCGGCAATCCGAGCTTCTGCACGCTTTGGACCTATCTCGGCGTGCCCGCCATCAGCCTGCCATTGATGAGCTCCGAAACCGGCCTTCCGCTGGGCCTTCAGCTTGTCGGCCGCCGCGGCAACGACGCCCGCCTCCTGCGCACGGCGCACTGGCTTGTCAGAACAATCGGACACACCGGTCGCGGCGCTCGGCGCAAGGTACCGGGCACCGGAGCGAAATCGGCTGCCGCTGCGGAACAAAGGAACATGCGATGA
- a CDS encoding substrate-binding domain-containing protein, translated as MDNVRMLSTLGLMGAMGSLSSAFEAASGVHVDSDFAPTLALLERLRGGEAADLVILTREGLDEMIDEGRVVAASAVDLARSFVGIAVRAGQAHPDITSEAALRKTLLTARSVAYSRLGASGVYFAKLIVRMGIAAEINAKATIVEQGFTALCLVSGQADLAVQQISELKQVEGIDVVGPVPHDLQTPAVFSAGRTANPLNAAGADRLLRYLASPEVVPVLRRSGLEP; from the coding sequence ATGGACAACGTTCGCATGCTCTCGACGCTCGGTCTGATGGGGGCGATGGGCAGCCTGTCCTCCGCGTTCGAGGCCGCCAGCGGCGTTCACGTGGACAGCGATTTCGCGCCGACCCTGGCGCTGCTCGAGCGGTTGCGCGGCGGCGAGGCGGCCGACCTCGTCATCCTCACGCGCGAGGGGCTCGACGAGATGATCGATGAAGGCCGCGTGGTCGCCGCGAGCGCGGTTGATCTCGCGCGCTCCTTCGTCGGCATCGCAGTGCGGGCAGGGCAGGCGCATCCGGACATCACAAGCGAAGCCGCGCTGCGCAAGACGCTGCTCACTGCGCGGTCGGTTGCCTATTCGCGGCTCGGCGCAAGCGGCGTGTATTTCGCAAAGCTGATCGTGCGGATGGGGATCGCCGCCGAGATCAACGCCAAGGCCACCATCGTGGAGCAGGGCTTTACGGCGCTGTGCCTCGTCAGCGGCCAGGCCGATCTCGCCGTGCAGCAGATCAGTGAGCTGAAGCAGGTCGAAGGCATCGATGTGGTTGGACCGGTTCCGCATGACTTGCAGACACCGGCCGTGTTCTCCGCCGGCCGCACGGCGAACCCACTAAATGCCGCCGGCGCCGACCGCCTGCTGCGCTATTTGGCATCGCCGGAGGTCGTGCCCGTCCTGCGCCGATCGGGACTCGAGCCTTGA
- a CDS encoding MBL fold metallo-hydrolase: MKQLRIGDITIDAVIEREGPWRRPQDFFPAYDEGVFKRHLPTMEPEVFDAARGLMVITYQTFVVRTPRYTILVDTCTGEDKGHPPPFDFPGKERWRNELFALGIAFEQIDYVFCTHLHIDHTGWNTTLRDGRWVPTFPNAKYVFHKGEYAAWEAEHARGNNPPGTVFRDNCLPIVEAGQALLVDDDYALDDTVTLTPTPGHSPCHCCVNILSKGQRAVVAGDLMHHQIQCREPDWSAKPDWDPKQSAASRRKFFASVADTDTLILPVHFPAPTAGWIKPLDGAFDYRFRRD; encoded by the coding sequence ATGAAACAACTCCGAATCGGCGACATCACCATCGACGCGGTGATCGAGCGGGAAGGGCCATGGCGGCGGCCGCAGGATTTTTTCCCCGCCTATGACGAGGGCGTGTTCAAACGCCATCTGCCGACGATGGAGCCGGAGGTGTTCGACGCCGCGCGCGGCTTGATGGTGATCACCTATCAGACCTTCGTGGTGCGCACGCCGCGCTACACCATTCTGGTCGACACCTGCACCGGTGAGGACAAGGGCCATCCGCCGCCGTTCGACTTCCCCGGCAAGGAACGCTGGCGCAACGAGTTGTTCGCGCTCGGCATCGCCTTCGAGCAGATCGACTACGTGTTCTGCACGCATCTGCATATCGACCACACCGGCTGGAATACGACCTTGCGCGACGGCCGCTGGGTGCCGACGTTCCCGAACGCGAAATACGTCTTCCACAAGGGCGAGTATGCGGCCTGGGAGGCCGAGCATGCCAGGGGCAACAATCCGCCCGGCACCGTGTTTCGCGACAATTGCCTGCCGATCGTCGAAGCGGGGCAGGCGCTGCTGGTGGATGACGATTACGCGCTCGACGATACCGTGACGCTGACGCCGACGCCGGGGCATTCGCCCTGCCATTGCTGCGTGAACATTCTGTCGAAGGGCCAGCGCGCCGTGGTCGCCGGCGATCTGATGCACCACCAGATCCAGTGCCGCGAGCCGGATTGGTCGGCGAAGCCCGATTGGGATCCGAAGCAGTCGGCGGCCTCACGGCGAAAATTCTTCGCGTCCGTTGCGGACACCGACACGTTGATCCTGCCGGTGCATTTTCCGGCGCCGACGGCGGGATGGATCAAGCCGCTGGATGGGGCGTTCGACTATCGGTTCAGGCGGGACTAA
- a CDS encoding tetratricopeptide repeat protein, with protein MRTYLLAILFVLAAPLTAQAQSADLVLCDRVAADPSDPDKPADVRGVSEIASSDVATAIKFCRQAAPSSRRAMFALGRAYAANRQTAEAIAAWRKAADKGSSAAMVELGVAYGTGSGIAKDEAQARKLFEKAAQSGNPRGISNLAALGGAGGAAPADPAQARALLGKAAETNAEAQYQLGLMLSEGAGGAKDDATARALFEKAAAQNHPGALERMGAFAQEGRGGPKDKDAAKAYYERAAALGDDDAKKALERIRCPYAIKDKQGKLVTTLCF; from the coding sequence ATGCGGACTTATCTGCTTGCCATCCTCTTTGTGCTCGCCGCGCCCCTGACTGCGCAGGCGCAATCGGCCGATCTCGTTCTGTGCGATCGCGTGGCGGCCGATCCCAGCGATCCCGACAAGCCGGCCGACGTGAGGGGCGTGAGCGAGATCGCATCCTCCGACGTTGCGACCGCGATCAAGTTCTGCAGACAGGCCGCGCCGTCATCGCGCCGAGCGATGTTCGCGCTTGGCCGCGCCTATGCGGCCAACCGGCAGACGGCAGAGGCGATCGCCGCCTGGCGCAAGGCGGCCGACAAGGGATCGAGTGCGGCCATGGTCGAGCTCGGCGTTGCCTATGGCACGGGCTCCGGTATCGCCAAGGACGAGGCGCAAGCGCGGAAGCTGTTCGAGAAGGCCGCGCAATCAGGCAACCCCCGCGGCATCAGCAATCTCGCTGCGCTCGGCGGCGCAGGCGGCGCTGCGCCGGCCGATCCTGCCCAGGCGCGCGCGCTGCTCGGCAAGGCTGCCGAGACCAATGCGGAGGCGCAGTACCAGCTCGGCCTGATGCTCTCCGAAGGTGCAGGCGGTGCGAAGGACGACGCCACGGCGCGCGCGCTGTTCGAGAAGGCGGCCGCGCAGAACCACCCCGGTGCGCTGGAGCGGATGGGTGCCTTCGCCCAGGAAGGCCGCGGCGGACCGAAGGACAAGGATGCCGCGAAGGCCTATTACGAGCGGGCCGCGGCGCTCGGCGACGACGACGCCAAGAAGGCGCTGGAGCGTATTCGCTGTCCCTACGCGATCAAGGACAAGCAGGGCAAGCTCGTCACCACACTGTGCTTCTGA
- a CDS encoding ABC-F family ATP-binding cassette domain-containing protein, with product MIRLDNVSKQAGHQILFIEASAALNKGEKIGLVGPNGAGKTTLFRMIAGEELPDEGQVSTDRGITIGYFNQDVGEMSGRSAVAEVMNGAGPVSEVAAELRELEAAMADPDKADQMEEIIARYGEVQHRFEELDGYALDGRAREALSGLGFSQEMMDGDVGKLSGGWKMRVALARILLMRPDVMLLDEPSNHLDIESLIWLEKFLHDYEGTLLMTSHDREFINRVISKVIEIDSGSLTTYTGDYEFYEQQRAQNEKQQQAQFERQQAMLAKEIKFIERFKARASHAAQVQSRVKKLDKIERVEPPRRRQSVAFDFPPAPRSGEDVVALKNVHKGYGSKRIYDGLDFMIRRRERWCVMGVNGAGKSTLLKLVAGASEPDEGTVAVGGSVKMGYFAQHAMDLLDGEQTVFQSLEYAFPTAGQGSLRALAGCFGFSGDDVEKRCRVLSGGEKARLVMAKMLFDPPNFLVLDEPTNHLDLATKEMLINALSDFEGTMLFVSHDRHFLATLSNRVLELTPEGIHQFGGGYTEYVARTGQEAPGLRS from the coding sequence ATGATCCGCCTCGACAACGTCAGCAAGCAAGCCGGCCACCAGATCCTGTTCATCGAAGCCTCCGCCGCCCTCAACAAGGGCGAGAAGATCGGCCTTGTCGGCCCGAACGGTGCGGGCAAGACCACATTGTTCCGGATGATCGCCGGCGAGGAGTTGCCCGACGAGGGGCAGGTCTCGACCGATCGCGGCATCACCATCGGCTATTTCAACCAGGATGTCGGCGAGATGAGCGGCCGCAGCGCCGTCGCCGAGGTGATGAATGGCGCGGGTCCCGTCAGCGAGGTCGCGGCCGAGCTGCGCGAGCTCGAGGCTGCGATGGCCGACCCTGACAAGGCCGACCAGATGGAGGAGATCATCGCCCGCTATGGCGAGGTGCAGCATCGCTTCGAGGAGCTCGACGGCTATGCGCTCGACGGCCGCGCGCGCGAGGCGCTGTCCGGCCTGGGCTTCAGCCAGGAGATGATGGACGGTGACGTCGGCAAGCTCTCCGGCGGCTGGAAGATGCGCGTGGCGCTGGCGCGCATCCTTCTGATGCGTCCCGACGTGATGTTGCTCGACGAGCCGAGCAACCATCTCGATATCGAGAGCCTGATCTGGCTGGAAAAATTCCTGCACGATTACGAAGGCACGCTGCTGATGACCTCGCATGACCGCGAGTTCATCAACCGCGTGATCTCGAAGGTGATCGAGATCGATTCCGGATCGCTCACGACCTACACCGGCGATTACGAATTCTACGAGCAGCAGCGGGCGCAGAACGAGAAGCAGCAGCAGGCCCAGTTCGAGCGCCAGCAGGCGATGCTCGCCAAGGAGATCAAGTTCATCGAACGCTTCAAGGCGCGCGCCTCGCACGCCGCCCAGGTGCAGAGCCGGGTCAAGAAGCTCGACAAGATCGAGCGGGTGGAGCCGCCGCGCCGGCGCCAGAGCGTCGCGTTCGACTTTCCGCCGGCGCCGCGTTCGGGCGAGGACGTCGTCGCGCTCAAGAACGTGCACAAGGGTTACGGATCGAAGCGCATCTATGACGGGCTCGATTTCATGATCCGCCGTCGGGAGCGCTGGTGCGTGATGGGCGTCAACGGCGCCGGCAAGTCGACGCTGCTCAAGCTCGTTGCGGGCGCGAGCGAGCCTGATGAGGGCACGGTGGCGGTCGGCGGCAGCGTCAAGATGGGCTATTTCGCCCAGCACGCGATGGATCTGCTCGACGGCGAGCAGACGGTGTTTCAGTCGCTCGAATACGCGTTTCCGACCGCGGGGCAGGGCTCCTTGCGCGCGCTCGCCGGCTGCTTCGGCTTCTCCGGCGACGACGTCGAGAAGCGCTGCCGGGTGCTGTCGGGCGGCGAGAAGGCGCGGCTGGTGATGGCCAAGATGCTGTTCGACCCGCCGAACTTCCTGGTGCTGGACGAGCCGACCAACCATCTCGACCTCGCCACCAAGGAGATGCTGATCAACGCGCTATCGGATTTCGAGGGCACCATGCTGTTCGTCTCGCATGACCGTCATTTCCTGGCGACGCTGTCGAACCGCGTGCTGGAGCTGACGCCGGAGGGTATCCACCAGTTCGGTGGCGGCTATACGGAATATGTCGCGCGGACCGGGCAGGAGGCGCCGGGGTTGCGGAGCTAA
- a CDS encoding TRAP transporter large permease subunit, which produces MTDPQLGMLMLGLFIFIIMLGFPIAFTLMAMGVSFGYYAYYTPGQDFFQNRIFTLLVQKTFEVTTSDVLVAVPLFLFMGYLIERANILDRLFYSLQLSMKNVPGALAVATLITCAMFATATGIVGAVVTLMGLLALPAMLRAGYDVKLSAGVVCAGGCLGILIPPSILLIVYAATAGVSAVKLYAAAFFPGFLLAGLYVLYAMGRAMINPALAPKLPPEQTNVPLRTVIWALATSFLPLAVLIVSVLGAILLGLATPSEAAAVGALMSIVLAAAYRSLNFTMMRESVYLTVRATAMVCYLFIGSWTFSAVFAVLGGQSVVEQFFASMNLSPIQFLLLTQVIIFLLGWPLEWTEIIIIFVPIFLPLLPQYGIDPIFFGILVALNTQTAFNTPPVAMAAFYLKGVAPPQVKLTDIFSGALPFVGLVFLTMALVYIFPGIALWLPNALYGSR; this is translated from the coding sequence ATGACCGATCCACAACTCGGCATGCTGATGTTGGGACTGTTCATCTTCATCATCATGCTCGGCTTCCCGATCGCGTTCACGCTGATGGCGATGGGCGTCTCGTTCGGCTACTACGCCTATTACACCCCCGGTCAGGACTTCTTCCAGAACCGCATCTTCACGCTTCTGGTGCAGAAGACATTCGAGGTCACAACCAGCGATGTGCTGGTCGCGGTTCCGCTGTTCCTGTTCATGGGTTATTTGATCGAGCGCGCAAACATACTCGACCGCCTGTTCTACTCGCTCCAATTGTCGATGAAGAACGTGCCGGGCGCACTCGCAGTGGCCACCCTGATCACCTGCGCGATGTTCGCCACCGCCACCGGCATTGTCGGCGCGGTCGTCACGCTGATGGGCCTGCTGGCCCTGCCGGCAATGCTGCGCGCAGGTTACGACGTCAAGCTGTCGGCCGGCGTGGTCTGTGCCGGCGGCTGCCTCGGCATTCTGATCCCGCCGAGCATCCTCCTGATCGTCTATGCGGCCACCGCCGGTGTTTCGGCGGTCAAGCTTTATGCGGCTGCTTTCTTTCCGGGGTTCCTGCTGGCCGGGCTCTACGTCCTCTATGCGATGGGGCGCGCGATGATCAATCCAGCGCTCGCGCCGAAGCTGCCGCCCGAGCAGACCAATGTGCCGCTCAGGACGGTGATCTGGGCACTCGCCACATCGTTCCTTCCGCTGGCGGTGCTGATCGTTTCGGTGCTCGGCGCGATCCTGCTCGGGCTGGCGACGCCATCCGAGGCCGCCGCGGTCGGCGCACTCATGAGCATCGTTCTGGCCGCCGCCTATCGTTCGCTCAATTTCACGATGATGCGTGAATCGGTCTATCTGACGGTGCGTGCCACCGCGATGGTCTGTTACCTGTTCATCGGATCGTGGACGTTCTCCGCGGTGTTTGCCGTCCTCGGCGGACAGTCGGTGGTCGAACAGTTTTTCGCCTCAATGAACCTGTCGCCGATCCAGTTCCTGCTGCTGACCCAGGTGATCATCTTCCTGCTCGGCTGGCCGCTGGAATGGACCGAGATCATCATCATCTTCGTGCCGATCTTCCTGCCACTGCTGCCCCAGTACGGCATCGATCCGATCTTCTTCGGCATCCTTGTGGCGCTGAACACGCAAACGGCGTTCAATACGCCGCCGGTCGCGATGGCCGCGTTCTATCTAAAGGGCGTGGCGCCGCCTCAGGTGAAGCTGACCGATATCTTCTCCGGCGCGCTTCCCTTTGTCGGCCTGGTCTTCCTCACCATGGCACTGGTCTACATCTTCCCGGGGATCGCATTGTGGCTGCCTAATGCTCTCTATGGATCGCGATGA
- a CDS encoding TRAP transporter small permease subunit, giving the protein MTKFLFFIDELSTWVGKAFAWLILVLTLAVSYEVFVRYVLRAPTTWAFDISYITYGAMFLMAGAYTLSRNGHVRADVVYRLWSPRTQATMDLVLYILFFLPAIAALMYSGWNYAQMSVRFREVSIFSPAGVPVFPLKALIPLTGFLLFLQGFAEIIRCVLCIRTGRWPQRLHDVEETESLIIREHQQHAAEPQSDKGPGA; this is encoded by the coding sequence ATGACCAAATTTCTGTTCTTCATCGACGAGCTCAGCACGTGGGTCGGCAAGGCGTTCGCATGGCTGATTCTCGTCCTTACGCTGGCTGTCAGCTACGAGGTGTTCGTGCGCTACGTGCTGCGTGCGCCGACCACCTGGGCCTTCGACATCAGCTACATCACCTATGGCGCGATGTTCCTGATGGCGGGCGCATATACGCTCTCGCGCAACGGCCATGTGCGCGCAGACGTGGTGTACCGCCTCTGGTCACCGCGCACCCAGGCGACGATGGACCTCGTCCTGTACATCCTGTTCTTCCTGCCGGCGATCGCGGCGCTGATGTATTCAGGCTGGAACTACGCCCAGATGTCCGTGCGCTTCCGCGAAGTCAGCATCTTCAGCCCGGCTGGCGTGCCGGTGTTTCCGCTGAAGGCGCTGATCCCGCTCACCGGTTTCCTTCTGTTTCTGCAAGGGTTCGCTGAAATCATTCGCTGTGTGCTGTGCATCCGCACCGGCCGATGGCCGCAGCGCCTGCACGACGTGGAAGAGACCGAGAGCCTCATCATCCGCGAACATCAGCAGCATGCGGCTGAGCCGCAGAGCGATAAGGGGCCAGGCGCATGA
- a CDS encoding cupin domain-containing protein: MDAAIPKDQEATDRHSHLVQPQNMDWQKTRFPGCEAKTLLFDRGTGLMTALMRFAPGSVLPDHEHVGIEQSYVIEGALVDKEGPARGIACKAGEFIWREAGSRHAAWCPDGALILAIFQVPNKFFEADGRVVDAAGQDWDETWGHTGAQRTHGP; the protein is encoded by the coding sequence ATGGACGCCGCGATCCCGAAGGACCAGGAAGCCACCGACCGGCATTCTCATCTGGTTCAGCCGCAAAACATGGACTGGCAGAAGACGCGCTTTCCCGGCTGCGAGGCCAAGACGCTGCTGTTCGACCGCGGCACGGGGCTGATGACCGCCTTGATGCGCTTTGCGCCGGGATCGGTGCTGCCCGACCACGAGCATGTCGGCATCGAGCAGAGTTACGTCATCGAAGGCGCGCTCGTCGACAAGGAGGGGCCCGCTCGGGGCATCGCCTGCAAAGCCGGCGAATTCATCTGGCGCGAGGCAGGCAGCCGGCATGCCGCCTGGTGTCCGGACGGGGCCCTGATCCTGGCAATCTTCCAGGTGCCGAACAAGTTCTTCGAAGCCGACGGCCGCGTCGTCGACGCCGCCGGCCAGGATTGGGACGAGACTTGGGGGCACACTGGCGCGCAGCGGACGCACGGGCCCTAG